In a single window of the Coregonus clupeaformis isolate EN_2021a chromosome 10, ASM2061545v1, whole genome shotgun sequence genome:
- the myorg gene encoding LOW QUALITY PROTEIN: myogenesis-regulating glycosidase (The sequence of the model RefSeq protein was modified relative to this genomic sequence to represent the inferred CDS: inserted 3 bases in 2 codons) produces MLNDRSGTLDLNSCSKEGXILSCWRTSDRKLTFFIQTVFDNTVQCYRVRWEELVPNLPVEHAMTYNVSHWYGGAETAIQHWPISISGQQAPKPFVTSDIYSNRNGFGGILERYWLSSNATAIKIKXSLPFHLGWNDTEKTMYFQARYHDTPYKPNPGEAPCAELSYRVCMGLDITSIHKYMVCRYFQKPNKVPSKAMFRHPIWSTWALNKTDIDQEKLLKYVANIRKHRFNCSHLELDDRYTNRYGEFEFDSAKFPNAAAMFQKLKAGCFLVTLWTHPFVNYDSENFHTCVENGLFVREPTGRLLALVSWWNGIGGILDFTNLEAHDWFTSQLRSLRSKYGVSSFKLDAGETNYLPWQFSTKTPLRDPSTFTCRYTEMAIPYNERAELRSGYQSQNISCFFRPIDWEYDSEVMEIARKYTAIHESIVAPRVLELAGEVLDTGDPIIRPLWWIATGDETAYKIDSQFLIGDDLMVAPVLEPGKQERDIYLPAGCWQSYKGEQFDIKEPLHLTDYPVDLDEIVYFV; encoded by the exons ATGTTGAATGACAGGTCTGGCACTCTGGACTTAAACTCATGTTCTAAGGAGG AGATACTGAGCTGTTGGCGCACCAGTGATAGGAAACTAACGTTTTTCATTCAGACAGTGTTCGACAATACAGTCCAATGCTACCGTGTGCGTTGGGAAGAATTGGTTCCCAATCTGCCTGTGGAGCATGCCATGACCTACAACGTCTCGCATTGGTATGGTGGAGCCGAGACTGCCATACAGCATTGGCCTATCTCTATCTCCGGGCAGCAGGCACCCAAACCCTTTGTCACCAGTGATATCTACTCAAACCGAAATGGCTTTGGGGGTATCTTGGAGCGCTACTGGCTCTCGTCCAATGCCACGGCTATTAAGATCAA GTCTCTGCCCTTTCATCTGGGCTGGAACGACACAGAGAAGACCATGTACTTCCAGGCGAGGTACCATGACACCCCCTACAAGCCAAACCCTGGTGAGGCACCTTGTGCTGAACTCAGCTACAGAGTCTGCATGGGCTTAGACATCACATCCATTCACAAGTACATGGTGTGCAGATACTTTCAAAAGCCCAACAAGGTGCCTTCCAAAGCCATGTTCCGCCATCCCATTTGGTCCACTTGGGCATTAAACAAGACTGACATAGACCAAGAGAAACTGTTGAAGTATGTGGCCAACATCCGCAAGCATAGGTTCAACTGTAGCCACCTGGAGCTAGACGACCGCTACACAAACCGCTATGGGGAATTTGAGTTTGACTCTGCCAAGTTTCCCAACGCTGCAGCTATGTTCCAGAAGCTCAAAGCAGGCTGCTTTCTGGTCACTCTCTGGACACACCCTTTTGTCAACTATGACTCTGAGAATttccacacctgtgtggaaaaTGGGCTGTTTGTCCGCGAACCTACAGGTCGTCTTCTGGCTTTGGTAAGCTGGTGGAATGGCATCGGGGGCATTCTGGACTTCACCAACCTAGAGGCCCATGATTGGTTCACCTCCCAGCTACGGTCCTTACGATCCAAGTACGGGGTGTCCTCCTTCAAGCTGGACGCGGGCGAGACAAACTACTTGCCCTGGCAGTTCAGCACAAAGACACCTCTTCGCGACCCTAGTACGTTCACCTGTCGCTACACCGAGATGGCTATTCCCTACAACGAGCGGGCCGAGCTGCGCTCCGGCTACCAGTCCCAGAACATCTCCTGCTTCTTCAGGCCCATTGACTGGGAGTACGATAGCGAGGTGATGGAGATTGCCCGGAAGTACACTGCGATCCATGAGAGTATAGTGGCCCCAAGGGTTCTGGAACTGGCTGGGGAGGTTCTGGACACAGGAGACCCCATCATACGACCCCTGTGGTGGATTGCCACCGGCGACGAGACTGCCTATAAGATTGACTCTCAGTTCCTAATAGGGGACGACCTCATGGTGGCTCCAGTGTTGGAGCCTGGAAAGCAGGAGAGGGACATCTATCTACCAGCTGGGTGCTGGCAGAGCTACAAGGGAGAACAGTTTGATATTAAGGAGCCTCTGCACCTTACGGACTATCCGGTAGATCTTGATGAAATTGTTTACTTTGTCTAG